The bacterium genomic sequence GCTTGTCCTGCGCGTCTTCGACGCCGCTGGCGGCGCAGTCCTGGAATCGCCAATCGCCAATCGCCATTCGCCATTCGCGCTTGACCTGCGGTCAATGCCGGCTGGCGTCTACTTCGTAACGGCTGGAGCAGGTCCCGACGTCCGGTCCTGCCGCATCGTGAAAACACCATGAGAAGCCGAGGGGAAAGGAGCCATGGCAAGGTCCGGAATTGGGACTTTCCACTTTCCGCTTTACCTTCCTGCTCGGCACTTCTGACTTCTGACATCCAGCTTCTGACACCTCACTTCGCCTGAGCCGCGGATTGACTGTCCGGCTATTCCTGCTATCCTCTGTGCGCATCTAACACCGCCAAGGAGGACAATTGGCTAGACATTGCGAGATTTGTGGTAAAGTCGGCATGGTCGGCTCGAACATCAGCCATGCCCATAACGTGACCAAGCGGACCTGGGAACCCAACCTGCAACGCGTACGGGCCAAGGTCGAGAACGAAAACAAGCGCATCTGGGTCTGCACGCGCTGCTTGCGCTCTGGCAAGGTCGCAAAGGCATGAGGGACGAGGGGCACCCAACCCCTAACCCCTCTTCTGAGGAGGTTTCTTGAAGTGTCTCATAACCGGGATTACCGGCTTTGCCGGCAGCCACCTGGCTGAGTATCTCCTCTCCCGGGGCGACTGCGAAGTGCACGGCACTATGCGCTGGCGCTCCCGGACCGAGAACGTCGTCCATCTCGGCAACCGGATTACGAACCATGTCTGCGACATGCGCGACGCGACATCGATGTACGAACTCGTGCGCGACGTGAGGCCGGATCGGATCTACCACCTCGCGGCGCAGAGCTTCGTGCCCATGTCCTGGGTGGCGCCGGCCGAAACGATGACCACGAATGTCATCGGCCAGACCAACATCTTCGAGGCGATCCGCGCGGTCGGCTGCCCGACCCGCGTGCAGATTGCCTGTTCCAGCGAAGA encodes the following:
- the rpmB gene encoding 50S ribosomal protein L28, with protein sequence MARHCEICGKVGMVGSNISHAHNVTKRTWEPNLQRVRAKVENENKRIWVCTRCLRSGKVAKA